In a single window of the Bacteroidota bacterium genome:
- a CDS encoding tail fiber domain-containing protein: MKNTIRLAMNIAVAIFCLSSKFTFAQWNLALFPDYRTVNITSVGIGQFTVANRPLAALHVNTNLTPIDPNFTRGEVFRTDCPASTAVNFITAWRMFNGGNARGMIFNWGFNPVVVDRNNFSIQATGGDMTFHTGTLNAQGIALERMRILASNGNVGIGTANPLVQLDVNGSVNVKNVALPAVSGYHIDTAIVLANYGIPTNIFVGPGAGANNVPPSTGTYNTFCGYNAGVNNKFGNDNVILGSGSAGYNSGVFAADDRNIYIGFNAAYTTRGNDNVIIGANANSTYIINNAAAIGSNAYVTQDNSLVLGSINGINGAIADTKVGIGITAPTAPLEINAVSVNASGLKFTQLTSAFTPVTTATKYLSVDGTGNVILVNDGGGVGGSGDVVACTSLSAADLNFVTKWTNTSPKEICKSQIFDNGTNVGIGTTTPLSKFQVTSNGNYFMGGQLTGGTAHNATFGLDYAGSVAFVKNGSPANTSDWLVTIGHEINGTGSIKIWDNGVYPILLSTAYSSAVNVGNTLGFGIGTGPAADTRTHIRGTGNPASNTYALKVDNAWQNPLFYVRDDGKVGIGVDPVSSSYILTISGTAFSTATGVLMSDAAIKINIDSIANALAIITQLKPHSYNFNTVNYPYMNLPLGKQYGLIGQEVESVLSDIVSNNIYPAVKDSLGNIVVPPTNYKGLNYTALIPILIQGMKEQQQTIQSLQSAVGSLKSIVSECCSTNVKTTNQPFNQSTITLSLPDAPVLGDARPNPNSGYAEIPYYLPEFLPSPAGEGSGMRSGGASIIFTDMLGRTMQEKILTAGYGIIGIDTNDLPSGTYTYTMLLNGKTLDTKTMIKTK, from the coding sequence ATGAAGAACACAATCAGACTGGCAATGAATATTGCAGTTGCAATATTTTGCCTCAGCAGCAAATTCACTTTTGCACAATGGAATCTGGCGCTTTTTCCAGATTACCGCACAGTTAATATTACTAGTGTAGGTATTGGACAATTTACTGTTGCAAATCGTCCACTTGCAGCACTACACGTTAATACAAATTTAACTCCAATTGATCCCAATTTCACCCGAGGCGAAGTCTTCCGCACCGATTGCCCAGCCAGCACCGCTGTTAATTTTATCACTGCATGGAGAATGTTCAATGGCGGCAATGCAAGAGGAATGATCTTCAACTGGGGCTTTAATCCCGTTGTGGTAGATAGAAATAATTTTTCTATTCAAGCCACAGGTGGCGATATGACCTTTCACACAGGCACACTCAACGCACAAGGCATTGCCTTAGAGCGCATGCGTATTCTTGCATCCAATGGCAATGTAGGCATTGGCACAGCCAACCCATTAGTTCAATTAGATGTGAACGGCTCGGTGAATGTAAAAAATGTTGCCCTGCCCGCTGTGTCGGGGTATCATATTGATACCGCTATTGTACTTGCTAATTACGGAATTCCTACAAATATTTTTGTCGGACCCGGTGCCGGAGCAAACAATGTGCCTCCGTCAACAGGAACGTATAATACTTTTTGTGGCTATAATGCCGGAGTAAATAATAAATTCGGGAATGATAATGTTATTCTCGGGAGCGGCAGCGCAGGGTATAACAGCGGGGTGTTCGCTGCGGATGATAGAAATATTTATATTGGCTTTAATGCCGCTTATACCACCCGCGGAAACGATAATGTTATTATTGGAGCAAATGCTAATTCCACCTATATTATTAATAATGCTGCTGCCATAGGTTCCAATGCCTACGTAACGCAGGATAACTCCTTAGTGCTCGGCAGCATTAATGGAATCAATGGCGCAATAGCCGATACAAAAGTGGGCATCGGCATCACCGCTCCAACCGCTCCGCTTGAAATTAATGCCGTCAGCGTCAATGCCAGCGGACTAAAGTTCACGCAACTTACATCTGCTTTTACTCCGGTTACTACAGCAACTAAATATTTAAGCGTTGACGGAACAGGCAATGTGATCTTAGTAAATGATGGCGGAGGAGTCGGAGGTAGTGGAGATGTAGTTGCCTGCACTTCACTTTCTGCTGCTGATCTGAATTTTGTTACTAAATGGACAAATACTTCTCCGAAAGAAATATGCAAGAGCCAGATTTTTGATAACGGAACCAATGTGGGAATAGGCACTACAACACCACTTTCTAAATTTCAAGTAACTTCTAATGGTAATTATTTTATGGGAGGGCAATTGACAGGAGGAACTGCACATAATGCAACTTTTGGATTAGATTATGCTGGCAGTGTGGCGTTTGTGAAAAACGGATCTCCTGCAAACACATCTGATTGGCTGGTAACTATTGGGCATGAAATTAACGGTACTGGCTCAATAAAAATATGGGATAATGGCGTTTATCCGATACTTTTATCTACTGCGTATTCAAGCGCTGTCAATGTAGGCAACACGCTTGGATTTGGAATCGGAACAGGACCTGCCGCTGACACCAGAACTCACATTAGAGGAACAGGCAATCCTGCCTCAAACACATATGCTTTGAAAGTTGATAATGCATGGCAAAATCCGCTTTTCTATGTGAGAGATGATGGTAAAGTGGGCATTGGAGTAGACCCTGTGTCCTCTTCATATATTCTAACTATCAGCGGCACTGCATTTTCAACCGCAACGGGTGTCTTGATGTCCGATGCAGCAATTAAAATAAATATTGATTCTATTGCAAACGCCCTTGCAATTATTACGCAACTAAAACCGCATAGCTATAATTTTAATACTGTAAACTATCCGTATATGAATTTACCATTGGGCAAACAATATGGACTTATTGGTCAGGAAGTAGAATCCGTTTTGTCCGATATTGTAAGTAATAATATTTATCCTGCGGTAAAAGATTCATTGGGAAACATAGTAGTTCCACCAACAAATTACAAAGGACTCAATTACACTGCCCTGATTCCTATTCTTATTCAAGGAATGAAAGAACAGCAGCAAACAATACAAAGTTTGCAGTCGGCAGTGGGCAGTTTGAAGTCAATCGTCAGCGAATGCTGCAGCACAAATGTAAAAACAACCAATCAACCATTCAACCAATCAACCATTACACTTTCTCTTCCCGATGCACCCGTTTTAGGAGATGCCCGACCAAATCCTAATTCCGGTTATGCCGAAATCCCCTACTACCTTCCCGAATTTCTCCCTTCTCCTGCAGGAGAAGGGTCGGGGATGAGGTCGGGTGGGGCTTCTATCATCTTCACCGACATGCTCGGCAGAACCATGCAGGAAAAAATTCTTACAGCAGGCTACGGCATCATCGGCATTGACACCAACGACTTGCCAAGCGGAACATATACCTACACCATGCTCCTGAACGGAAAAACCCTCGATACAAAAACAATGATTAAGACAAAATAA